In a single window of the Salvelinus namaycush isolate Seneca chromosome 6, SaNama_1.0, whole genome shotgun sequence genome:
- the LOC120048965 gene encoding uncharacterized protein LOC120048965, with product MSQDEKHPLIIPRTHHVATLLVRHYHEQVAHQGRHFSDGAIRAAGFWIIGSKRLVSGIIHKCVTCRKVRGRLVDQKMADLPADRLSSEPPFTSVGLDVFGPWNVITRRTRGGSADSKRWAVLFTCMSTRAVHIELIESMSTSSFINALRRFFSIRGPAKVLRSDRGTNFIGACRELGIDTNDSELTKYLSDKGCTWIFNPPHSSHMGGSWERLIGVARRILDAMLFQTGSTRLTHEVLSTLMSEVMAIINARPLVSVSTDPDMPAILTPSMLLTQKTSATSAPSGYFSMNDLHGKQWKQVQCLADTFWKRWRQEYLTTLQRLRKWTAEKPNVKVGDVVLLKDRRDVNAVPESYFGEATVVSSGEVIITAPRH from the coding sequence ATGTCACAAGACGAAAAACATCCTCTCATCATCCCACGGACACATCATGTCGCCACCCTGCTGGTAAGACATTATCACGAGCAAGTGGCTCACCAGGGCCGTCATTTTTCAGATGGAGCTATTCGAGCAGCAGGCTTCTGGATTATTGGGAGCAAACGTCTGGTCTCTGGTATCATTCACAAGTGTGTCACCTGCCGCAAGGTTAGAGGAAGGTTAGTTGACCAAAAGATGGCTGACTTGCCTGCAGACAGACTCTCATCTGAACCACCATTCACCAGCGTTGgacttgatgtgtttggaccatggaaTGTCATAACTCGTCGCACTAGAGGTGGTAGTGCAGACTCCAAGCGCTGGGCGGTGCTCTTTACATGTATGTCTACTAGAGCAGTCCATATCGAGCTCATCGAATCCATGTCCACATCCAGCTTCATCAACGCGCTGAGGCGTTTTTTCTCTATCCGTGGTCCAGCAAAAGTGCTACGCTCTGATCGAGGTACAAACTTTATAGGTGCCTGCAGGGAACTGGGTATCGACACAAATGACTCAGAACTGACTAAATACCTCTCAGATAAGGGATGTACTTGGATATTTAATCCTCCACACTCGTCTCATATGGGTGGTTCTTGGGAGAGACTCATTGGGGTTGCCAGACGTATCCTTGATGCTATGCTGTTTCAGACGGGCTCAACTCGTCTCACACATGAGGTCTTGAGCACTCTTATGTCTGAAGTTATGGCAATAATCAATGCGAGACCCCTAGTGTCAGTGTCAACCGACCCTGACATGCCTGCCATTCTCACACCCTCAATGTTACTGACACAAAAGACCAGCGCTACCTCAGCCCCTTCTGGATACTTCAGCATGAACGACCTTCATGGAAAACAGTGGAAGCAAGTCCAGTGTCTCGCTGACACCTTTTGGAAAAGGTGGAGACAGGAGTACCTGACAACGCTGCAGAGACTCAGAAAATGGACAGCAGAAAAGCCAAATGTAAAAGTGGGAGACGTTGTCTTATTGAAAGACA